The proteins below are encoded in one region of Apium graveolens cultivar Ventura chromosome 4, ASM990537v1, whole genome shotgun sequence:
- the LOC141718729 gene encoding uncharacterized protein LOC141718729: MSNLTKLEFNALDVTGKNYLTWILDAEIHLSAMGLGDTIKEGNKTSEQDKAKAMIFLRHHLDEGLKTEYLTIKDPSTLWKDLKERYDHQKMVILPKARYDWLHLRLQDYKSVSKYNSAMFKITSQLKLCGENITDKDMLEKTYSTFHANNMLLQQQYRERGFTKYSELISVLLLAEQNNELLLKNHQARPTGSTPFPEVNAMTNNEYRDNKSFGRGRGHGYGRGRGRARGHGFWRGRGRNQQNRPHFKRKPYYQKQKTNEEKPEGSTMVKKGESTCSRCGMKGHWRSTCRTSKHFADLYQASLKNVETNFTEQNDPLGIAHLEAHLGSDGQVDPSAFTHMEVGDFFEDVDVNMPKFGGDEPKNN, encoded by the coding sequence ATGTCGAATCTTACGAAACTTGAGTTTAACGCACTTGATGTCACCGGAAAAAATTATTTGACATGGATTCTTGATGCTGAAATCCATCTTAGTGCAATGGGTCTCGGTGACACCATAAAAGAGGGAAATAAGACCTCTGAACAAGACAAGGCAAAGGCCATGATATTTCTTCGCCATCACCTTGATGAAGGCTTGAAAACTGAATATCTGACTATTAAAGATCCATCAACTCTTTGGAAAGATCTCAAAGAAAGATATGATCACCAGAAAATGGTGATACTTCCTAAAGCTCGCTATGATTGGCTACACTTGCGATTGCAAGATTATAAAAGTGTGAGCAAGTATAACTCTGCCATGTTCAAAATTACATCTCAATTGAAATTATGTGGCGAGAATATCACCGATAAAGATATGTTGGAGAAAACATATTCCACTTTCCATGCCAATAATATGCTCTTGCAACAACAATATCGTGAACGTGGATTCACGAAATATTCTGAGCTTATTTCTGTGTTGCTTCTTGCTGAACAAAATAATGAACTTTTGCTGAAAAATCATCAAGCACGTCCCACTGGCTCAACACCATTCCCTGAAGTGAATGCGATGACTAATAATGAATATAGAGATAATAAATCATTTGGACGTGGACGTGGGCATGGATATGGACGTGGACGTGGGCGTGCCCGTGGTCATGGATTTTGGCGTGGTCGAGGCCGAAATCAACAAAATCGCCCCCACTTTAAAAGGAAGCCGTACTATCAAaaacagaaaacaaatgaggaGAAACCCGAGGGAAGTACGATGGTTAAAAAGGGTGAAAGTACTTGTAGCCGTTGTGGAATGAAAGGTCATTGGAGAAGTACATGTCGTACCTCCAAGCACTTTGCTGACCTATATCAAGCATCTTTGAAAAATGTTGAAACTAATTTCACCGAACAGAATGATCCTTTGGGGATTGCTCATCTTGAAGCACATCTTGGAAGTGATGGCCAAGTTGATCCTTCGGCCTTTACTCACATGGAAGTTGGTGATTTCTTTGAAGATGTCGATGTGAATATGCCTAAATTTGGTGGTGATGAGCCTAAGAATAATTAA